The genomic stretch ATGACATCACGCCCTTGACTGCAGCTCTTGCTTGGCCAAGGAATGGTTGGATGGCCGCTGTTCAAGGTGCGAGACAGACTCAAAGAGAGCCTTGGATCCGTACTATTAAAGCCTGCGCTTCTCTTGTCTGTGTCttgcgctcttcttcttgtcgcatctccatcttcgtctcttcGCATCGACTCCCTCCGCAACCGCATCTGCATCGCCTAAAAGAGAGCTCCATCAGCTGCAGCGTagcatcgccatccatcCCCAACAACCACAGCAGTCTTTGCAAAAGTCggcgcatcgcatcgcagcCCAACTAGCCCGAATTCGAACCCCCCTTGGCCAAGTGCTCTTCGGTGACTGGACAGCCACCACACGCCATCCTTAGTCGACACACCTTTGAGCCAGCCAGCTCCGCATCTTTAACCACCTAATTCGACGCCACCCGCTTTCGCTGAGACGCTCCAGGCAGCTCGGCCACTGATAAAAACCCGTCTCTCCTCCCGCCTCCAGGCCTTTGTCGGTTTCTTTCGATAGCAATAGAATTCTTTAGCGATATCCGGCGCTTTGTCTCGTCGAGAAGACAGTCATCTCAAATAtcatcagaaaaaaaagggcagctTGCCGTCAACACCACCCAACATGGCTCTCGGAATGATTACCATCATCCACATTGTCCTTGCCGTCCTCGTAATCATCGAGCTGGGCATTACAGGATACCGTAAGTCTCATCGTGCAGCTGCATCTTTACAATCTTAATCTTCTTCTGTTCACAACTAACATGTCTTCTTCACAGTTGTTAACAAGACAGACGGCTGGCTCGCCTCATCGCCCGCCACATATGCATTCCTGCTGTTCGACTCAATCTGGAGTTTGTTCGTTCTCATCTATCTGGCCATTACGCCCATCTACCTTGCTCGCCTCTACCACGCTCTTGGCGCCTTTGTCCTTCTGGTCCTTACGACGATTTTCTGGTTTGCAGGTGCCATTGCCTTTGCGTGCTTCGTTGGCGCGCCAGCCTGCCACGGAAACGGCTGGTGCCAGACCAATGAAGCCGGCGTTGCCTTTGCATTCTTCTTGTGGGCTGGCTTCCTGGCGCTCACCGTTCTTGAGGGCTTGACTACCATGAGGGGCCATGCGCGGGCTGACAAGACCACCCCCTCCAACGTCTAAGTGGCAAGTGGACGCTGATTTGTATGCGACAACGATGCGACAAGCGAAACGATGCAATGAGATGCGATGGATGATGTGTCGATGTGGGTTTGCGGGACCCAGGCTGATTTTTGGTTTATGCTTATTGCGTGGGATTGGAGGGATGATACCCTAATGCTACCTTGATTCCTGATTTCATGAGTGGTTATTACTATTTGATAGGTTGATGTTtggatttctttttgcccGAGGCACTTGGAGACAGGCATGTCAAAACGGCGACAGTATGATTTAAGTACAAGTATGATTTAAGTATGAAATAAAGTATGAATTCATGAGGCATAAGACGATTACTTGCTGCATACTGTGACGGCCTTGTGCAAACAAAAAAGCCAGTGATGCTGATACTAAGCACCTCAGTAAAGCTTTGCTCATCGACGATGAATCTCTTGTTTATTCCTTGACTGGAACTGCTGTCTGTTCTGCGGAATCTCGcatggcatcatcagccGATTTTTGCTCGGGTCTGTGCTGATGCCGCCGCGTCGGTCCCTGAGTGCCGACCCCACCTAAAGCGGAGCGGTGACGGGACGGGATCATTGATGTGTTCTCAGAGGGGCAAATATACTTGTACGTGGACAGGAAACAAGTCAAAAAGCGATTAATTGGCGAGGGGGGGCTTGATAAGCGTTTGTGCGATGGCGAGCATTGGCGGCGAAACACgtggcagaggctgctggtCAACAGCACTTTACTGTAATTGCTGAAAGAAGACTTGATCTATTGCTGATGAGAGCGGTGTGTGCTATGTTGTTGCATAATCGCTGCTGCATTAGCTTCGTGCGTGTCTAAGGCTGATTGAAGCTCATCGATGgcaggtttttttttttactcttgATTCTTCCCACTTTTGTTTCTTAAACCCGAAAAGGCTCCAAAGGAGGTATAAATGATTAATAGAAACTAGAGAGCTTCTCGTGACAGCTTTTCATTAATTTAGCCCCCCACCATCATCTTTCAGTGGCTGGTGGCTGACCTTTATTCTTTCCAGCCACCCAGTTAAACCACGTTGTTTAAGCCACAGGTAAAATACCCCTGGCAAGCCATCAGCCTCTCGAAGAACAAAACAGGGCCCagccactttttttttgccaagCAAGTGAAAATGCACC from Trichoderma atroviride chromosome 3, complete sequence encodes the following:
- a CDS encoding uncharacterized protein (EggNog:ENOG41~TransMembrane:4 (i7-28o40-61i73-101o113-135i)), yielding MALGMITIIHIVLAVLVIIELGITGYLVNKTDGWLASSPATYAFLLFDSIWSLFVLIYLAITPIYLARLYHALGAFVLLVLTTIFWFAGAIAFACFVGAPACHGNGWCQTNEAGVAFAFFLWAGFLALTVLEGLTTMRGHARADKTTPSNV